DNA sequence from the Paraburkholderia azotifigens genome:
TGTACCCCGGCAAGAGCGGCAACGACATGCGGCGCGGCTGGAAGCCGACGAAGAGCGTCACGGTGTACGGCTTCGGTTTCCTGTTCGAGCCGCAGCACGACGGCCTGCACGAAACGCATATGAATCAGGGCAATCCGAAGCCGCAGCCGGGCAGCCGCGTGCGGGATCATTCGTCGGAAAACGGCACGTTCCAGGACGGTGCGGTGATGGTCGAAGTGGACGGGCGTTTTCAGGCGCTGTTCGTCGCGTTTCAGACCCAGCTCGTGCCGACCGACAACCGCGGCTGGCCGATACCCGGCCAGTCTCATCCCATTTTGGGTTGATATTGGGCTGAGGCCGGCGAGGTCGGACAGCAGCGAGCAGCAATACGCCGCGCGGGTTGAACCCTGCGGGCGCGGTGCTAAGCTTTGCGAAAGCGTTCAGCGTATTTTTCAGCGCGCGTGACGATCCTGCCCGCTTATCCGGCACCCGGCGGGCAGGCGGTCGACGCAGTTCGGGAAAGAAACTCATGGGGAGAAGCTCATGGCGGCACGCTCGATTGCATCGTTGTCCCTCTCGTTCGGGCTGGTCTCGATTCCCGTCAAGCTGTATTCCGCGACCGAAAGCTCGTCGGACGTGCGCTTCAACATGCTCGCGCCCGACGGTTCGCGCGTGAAGCAGCAATACATTTCCGAATCGAGCGGCGCGGTCGTCGAGCGATCGTCGATGAAGAAAGGCTACGAGTTCGAGAAGGACCGATTCGTCGTATTTACCGCCGACGAGCTGAAAGCGCTGGAGGAAAGCGCGAGCCACGTCGTCGAGATCGTGGCCTTCATCCCCGAAAAATCGGTCGATCCCGTCTACTACGACAAGGCGTACTACATCGCACCCGACCGCCGCGGTGGCAAGCCGTATAGCCTGCTGCAGCAGGCGCTCGCGGAAAGCGGCCGCTGCGCGCTGGCGAAGTGGGCGTCCAAGGGCAAGACGCGGATCGTGCAGGTGCGGCCTTCCGCAGACGGGCTGGTGTTCCAGCAACTGCTGTTCGCCGACGAAGTGCGTTCGATGAAAGAACTCAATATCGAGCATGTCGATGTGTCGGCGTCGGAGCTCAAGCTCGCGATGCAGATCATCGAGCAGGGCACGGAAGATCATTACGATCCCGCCGCGTACGAGGACGAGGAGAAGAAGCGCATTCTCGCGGCCATCGACCGCAAGATCGAAGGCAAGCAGGTTATTTCGACCGAGCGCGCCGACGCACCCGCCGAAGGCGGCGAAGTAATCGATCTGATGGAAGCATTGCGCGCGAGCCTGCGTGGCGGCGCGAAGGCGAGGCCTGCGGCTGCGCCGAAGCGCAAGGCAGCCGAACCCGTCGCGGAGATCGCTGAGGCGCCGCGGGCCCGCAAGCCGGCGGCGCGCGCGGCCAAGGCGCCTGCCGAGGCACCCGCGAAGGTTCGGGCGCGCAAGTGACGGCAAACGACGCGCCGCACAGCCTGACGATGCGTGAGTTGCAATCGATGCTGGGCGTCTCGCGGCGAATCATCGCCGGACTGATCGGCGCCGGCTTCGTCACGCCCGCACGCGGGCCGCGCAATGCGCTGCGCTTCACGTTTCAGGACGTGGTGCTGCTCAGAACCGCGCTGCAATTGCGCGCGTCGAATATTCCGCCGCGCCGGATCATCCAGGCATTGACGCGGCTGCGCACCGAACTGCCTGACGAACTGCCGCTGTCGGGAATCCGCGTGACGGCTATCGGCAACGACATCGCGGTGAGAACGGGGCCCGCGCAGTGGGACGCGATCACGGGACAGCAACTGCTCGACTTCGAGATCGCCGAAATCAAAGGGGATGTGGTGTTCCTCGAGTCGGCGCCGAAGCCGGAAGACGCCGCGCGGCAAGCCGAAGACTGGTACGACCTGGGCGGGCAACTGATGAGGTCGGACGTGAAGGGCGCGGAGCAGGCGTATCGAAACGCAATCGAACTGGCGAAGGAACCGTTTTATGCCGCATATGTCGATCTCGGCGCGCTGCTGTGCGAAACGGAAGCGCGCTGCGACGACGCGCTTCGCGTATTCGATGAAGCGCTAGACCATTTCCCGAACGACGCCGTGCTGCATTTCAATCGCGCGGTCGCGCTGGAGGGGCTGGACCGGCTCGACGAAGCAGAACGCAGTTACGAGCGTTGTCTTGCGCTCGATCCATCGTATGCCGATGCGCATCACAACCTCGCGATCCTGCTCGACAACCTCGGCGACAAGCAAGGTTTGTTGCGGCATCTGAACGCCTATCGGCGGCTGACAACCTAGCATCGTGCGCAACGTGCGCCCGCTAATTGGCGGGTGCGCAAAAAGGCGTAGACTTGCCCCTTACGCTCGCCGAAGCGGGTGGAACGAGGCGCTTGACAGGGCGTCTCATCTGCCTTGCGCGCAGGTTGTTTTCAGTGCCTAAGCACATACGTATTGAAGACAGGACAAACAGAATTGAGGTCCACAACTTATGCTCAAGCCCGAATTCAATGACGCGGACAGCGCGCGTCCCGAGCTGCTGTGCTATCTCGTGGCTATTGCGGCAGCGTCGTATGCGCTGACGCAGGAATGGCGCGTCGATCACGTGGTCGAATGCTGCCGCCGCTGGCTCGCGAAAAACGACGTGAAGATGTAT
Encoded proteins:
- a CDS encoding Ku protein gives rise to the protein MAARSIASLSLSFGLVSIPVKLYSATESSSDVRFNMLAPDGSRVKQQYISESSGAVVERSSMKKGYEFEKDRFVVFTADELKALEESASHVVEIVAFIPEKSVDPVYYDKAYYIAPDRRGGKPYSLLQQALAESGRCALAKWASKGKTRIVQVRPSADGLVFQQLLFADEVRSMKELNIEHVDVSASELKLAMQIIEQGTEDHYDPAAYEDEEKKRILAAIDRKIEGKQVISTERADAPAEGGEVIDLMEALRASLRGGAKARPAAAPKRKAAEPVAEIAEAPRARKPAARAAKAPAEAPAKVRARK
- a CDS encoding tetratricopeptide repeat protein, coding for MTANDAPHSLTMRELQSMLGVSRRIIAGLIGAGFVTPARGPRNALRFTFQDVVLLRTALQLRASNIPPRRIIQALTRLRTELPDELPLSGIRVTAIGNDIAVRTGPAQWDAITGQQLLDFEIAEIKGDVVFLESAPKPEDAARQAEDWYDLGGQLMRSDVKGAEQAYRNAIELAKEPFYAAYVDLGALLCETEARCDDALRVFDEALDHFPNDAVLHFNRAVALEGLDRLDEAERSYERCLALDPSYADAHHNLAILLDNLGDKQGLLRHLNAYRRLTT